Proteins encoded by one window of Oreochromis niloticus isolate F11D_XX linkage group LG17, O_niloticus_UMD_NMBU, whole genome shotgun sequence:
- the ttll1 gene encoding polyglutamylase complex subunit TTLL1, with protein MAGKVKWVTDIEKSVLINNFEKREWIQVTENDDWNFYWMSIQTIRNVFSVDTGYRLSDDQMVNHFPNHYELTRKDLMIKNIKRYRKELEKESSPLAEKDENGKYIYLDFVPVTFMLPADYNLFVEEFRKNPSSTWIMKPCGKAQGKGIFLINKLSQIKKWSRDSRTSTFVAASSGKEAYVISLYIDNPLLIGGKKFDLRLYVLVTTYRPLKCYMYKLGFCRFCTVKYTPSTSELDNMFVHLTNVAIQKHGDDYNHVHGGKWTVSNLRLYLESTRGKEVTNRLFDQIHWIVVQSLKAVAPVMNNDKHCFECYGYDIIIDDKLKPWLIEVNASPSLTSSTANDRILKYNLINDTLNIVTPNGDIPDCRWNRSPPREALGNYQVLYDEEQAQSENAERDLRSRSGQSLGSKGTKGSAGVRPTAATWK; from the exons ATGGCCGGTAAGGTTAAGTGGGTGACAGATATTGAGAAATCAGTGCTTATCAACAACTTTGAGAAAAGGGAATGGATTCAAGTTACAGAAAACGACGACTGGAATTTCTACTG GATGAGCATCCAGACCATCAGGAATGTGTTCAGCGTGGACACCGGTTACCGCCTGTCAGATGACCAGATGGTTAACCACTTTCCCAACCATTATGAGCTGACAAGGAAGGACCTGATGATCAAGAACATCAAACGCTACCGCAAGGAGCTGGAGAAGGAAAGCAGTCCGTTAGCGGAGAAAGACGAGAATGGAAAATACATTTATCTGG ATTTCGTCCCGGTGACGTTCATGCTTCCTGCTGATTATAACCTCTTTGTGGAGGAGTTTCGTAAGAATCCGTCCAGCACCTGGATAATGAAGCCCTGCGGGAAGGCCCAGGGGAAAGGCATCTTCCTCATTAACAAGCTGTCCCAGATTAAAAAGTGGTCGAGAGACAGCCGCACCTCAAC GTTTGTAGCAGCATCTAGTGGCAAGGAAGCTTATGTCATCTCTCTGTACATTGACAACCCACTGCTGATAGGGGGGAAGAAGTTTGACCTGCGTCTTTATGTCCTGGTGACCACATATCGACCCCTGAAATGCTACAT GTACAAGCTGGGCTTCTGCCGGTTCTGCACAGTGAAGTACACACCCAGCACCAGCGAACTGGACAACATGTTTGTGCACCTCACTAACGTGGCCATCCAGAAACATGGG GATGACTACAACCATGTCCATGGAGGGAAGTGGACGGTCAGTAACCTCCGTTTGTACTTAGAGAGCACCAGAGGAAAGGAGGTGACAAACAGATTGTTTGACCAGATCCACTGGATCGTGGTGCAGTCACTGAAGGCTGTAGCT CCTGTGATGAACAATGACAAGCACTGTTTTGAGTGTTACGGGTATGACATCATTATTGATGACAAGTTGAAGCCATGGCTTATTGAG GTCAACGCCTCTCCCTCGTTGACATCCAGCACAGCCAACGACCGCATCCTTAAGTACAACCTCATCAATGACACCCTCAACATTGTAACACCCAATGGGGACATTCCAGACTGCCGCTGGAATCGGAGCCCGCCTCGAGAGGCCCTGGGCAACTATCAAGTCCT
- the mcat gene encoding malonyl-CoA-acyl carrier protein transacylase, mitochondrial: MLASVAVRMAASSREKVRSLVSLSRTLSTNKPGSTAGGYPPPPEAPASPPNSEPAAAPQRRPKKDPSGCSVLLFPGQGSQFVGMGRGLLKYPNVKEMFTVAQKILGYDLLSLCLEGPEEELQKTVHCQPAVFVTSLAAVERLNQENPKAIEMCVAAAGFSVGEFAALVFSGAMNFAEALYAVKVRAETMQKASELVPSGMLSVIGRPQAQYNYACLQAKEHCKSLGMENPVCSVANYLFPDGRVIAGHQQALDFLQENSRLLKFMRTKPLPVSGAFHTELMASATEPLREVLRQVEVRRPEISVYSNVDGKRYMNESHVRRQLVKQLVSPVKWEQTLHEIYERTQGQHFPHTYEVGPGRQLGATLQKCNRKAYQTYAHVEVTTYED, encoded by the exons ATGTTGGCATCGGTGGCAGTCAGGATGGCAGCATCTTCCAGAGAGAAGGTCAGGTCGCTGGTCTCTCTGAGTAGGACGCTGTCCACCAACAAACCCGGCTCCACGGCTGGAGGTTACCCTCCTCCGCCTGAAGCCCCCGCTTCTCCCCCGAACAGCGAGCCAGCCGCGGCGCCTCAGCGGAGACCTAAAAAAGACCCCAGCGGCTGCTCCGTGCTCCTCTTCCCCGGTCAGGGCAGCCAGTTTGTGGGCATGGGCAGAGGACTTTTGAAATACCCCAACGTTAAAGAAATGTTCACCGTAGCCCAGAAGATCCTGGGTTACGAcctgctgtctctgtgtctggaGGGCCCCGAGGAGGAGCTGCAGAAAACGGTTCACTGTCAGCCGGCGGTGTTTGTCACCTCCCTGGCTGCTGTGGAGAGACTCAACCAAGAGAACCCCAAA GCCATTGAGATGTGTGTCGCTGCTGCAGGTTTCAGTGTCGGAGAATTTGCTGCTCTTGTTTTTTCTGGGGCGATGAACTTTGCAGAAG CTTTGTATGCAGTGAAGGTGCGAGCGGAGACTATGCAGAAGGCCTCAGAGCTGGTTCCCAGTGGGATGCTGTCAGTCATTGGTAGACCTCAGGCTCAGTATAATTATGCTTGTCTGCAGGCAAAAGAGCACTGCAAGAGTCTGGGGATGGAGAATCCTGTGTGCTCTGTGGCCAACTACCTGTTTCCAGATGGCAGGGTTATTGCAGGGCACCAGCAG GCTCTGGATTTCCTACAGGAAAACTCTCGGCTCCTAAAGTTCATGCGGACCAAACCTCTCCCAGTCAGTGGGGCGTTCCACACTGAGCTGATGGCATCGGCTACAGAACCCCTCAGAGAGGTGCTCCGGCAGGTGGAG GTGCGACGTCCTGAGATCAGCGTCTACTCCAACGTAGATGGAAAACGTTACATGAACGAGAGCCACGTGCGCAGGCAGCTGGTTAAGCAGCTGGTGTCACCCGTGAAATGGGAGCAGACCCTGCACGAGATCTACGAGAGGACGCAAGGACAGCATTTCCCACACACCTACGAGGTCGGACCCGGAAGGCAGCTGGGCGCCACGCTTCAGAAGTGCAACAGGAAGGCATACCAAACGTACGCCCACGTGGAAGTCACCACATATGAAGACTGA